From a single Accipiter gentilis chromosome 10, bAccGen1.1, whole genome shotgun sequence genomic region:
- the TEPSIN gene encoding AP-4 complex accessory subunit tepsin isoform X2: MAAPLRDRLSFLSRLPVLLRGTADDDVPCPGYLFEEIAKISHESPGSSQCLLEYLLNRLQSNSCHVKLKVLKILLHTCTQGSPQFVLQLKRNACFIREATVFTGPPDPLHGNSLNQKVRAAAQDLASVLFSDAPLPQPAALPARPLPPTGMGSSPSPCGSLQGFGFSSEKSGSASTGEALLSTIQRAAEAVAHAVLPSLEGPRPRRRELHEDAYQPVRAPSPARSPARAVKPPAATAAHSTRVSHQPGLAGGGWEEADSGHSSQDSSQGNGELSRTSDSCSKSGSDSHSGASRELTHVAERCGLLNCEVVLELLSRALEDPSDSVRMRSMCAISSLMCSDLLSLDQIFAVTRQHLQQLSQGSPGPVANRAMKILRQFEALCRGQPSPKNACLDSDPSALTVGSAPCTGDLLTDIPLLAGESILTPLNAAPVPVAMPARSEEQGVEAETHGQPGAAVPACPCEQEAVSRLAGDVVGTSAPSCSLSLFAGMELVARPGTVLCPDSPPAELRTLSQPKDKQTDVEGSQQTSAFAFLNM, encoded by the exons ctgccgGTGCTGCTGAGGGGCACGGCGGACGACGACGTCCCCTGCCCCGGGTACCTGTTCGAGGAGATTGCCA AGATCTCTCATGAGTCGCCcggcagcagccagtgcctgCTGGAGTATCTCCTCAACCGGCTGCAGAGCAACTCCTGCCACGTCAAGCTGAAG GTGCTGAAGATCCTGCTGCACACATGCACCCAGGGCTCCCCTCAGTTCGTCCTACAGCTGAAGAGGAACGCCTGCTTTATCCGGGAGGCAACAG TGTTCACTGGGCCCCCAGATCCCCTCCACGGCAACAGCTTGAACCAGAAGGTCCGTGCGGCCGCTCAG GACTTGGCCAGCGTTCTCTTTTCAGATGCGCCGCTCCCCCAGCCTGCCGCGTTGCCTGCCCGTCCCCTGCCTCCCACGG GCatgggctccagccccagcccctgtggCTCCTTGCAAGGATTCGGCTTCAGCAGTGAGAAAAGTGGCTCTG CTTCGACAGGGGAAGCCCTGCTTAGCACCATCCAGCGAGCGGCCGAAGCAGTGGCCCATGCCGTGCTCCCCTCCCTGGAGGGGCCCCGGCCTCGCCGCAGAGAGCTCCACGAGGATGCCTACCAGCCCGTGAGAGCCCCCTCACCTGCCAGGAGCCCGGCCAGGGCTGTGAAGCCACCAGCGGCCACCGCAGCACACAGCACCCGAG tGAGCCACcagccagggctggctgggggcGGCTGGGAGGAGGCGGACAGCGGGCACAGCTCCCAGGACTCCTCACAGGGGAACGGCGAGTTGAGCCGCACCTCGGACTCCTGCAGCAAATCGGGCAGCGACAGCCACTCTGGGGCCAGCCGTGAGCTGACCCACGTGGCTGAGAG GTGTGGGCTGCTGAACTGCGAGGTGGTGCTGGAGCTGCTCAGCCGGGCGCTGGAGGACCCCAGTGACAGCGTCCGCATG AGGTCCATGTGCGCCATCTCCTCCCTCATGTGCTCTGACCTGCTCTCCCTGGACCAGATCTTTGCCGTAACTCGGCAgcacctgcagcagctcagccaaGGCAGCCCCGGCCCTGTCGCCAACCGAGCAATGAAG ATCCTGCGGCAGTTCGAGGCTCTCTGCAGAGGCCAGCCCTCCCCAAAGAACGCATGCCTGGACTCGGACCCCTCTGCCCTTACTGTGGGCTCAGCCCCGTGCACCGGGGACCTGCTGACGGACATCCCGCTTCTGGCAGGCGAAAGCATCCTTACCCCCCTGAACGCAGCTCCGGTCCCTGTGGCCATGCCGGCCCGCAGCGAGGAGCAGGGGGTAGAAGCGGAGACCCACGGGCAGCCCGGTGCTGCGGTGCCAGCCTGTCCCTGCGAGCAGGAGGCGGTGAGCAGGCTGGCGGGGGACGTGGTGGGCACCTCTGCACCTTCCTGCAGCCTGTCCCTCTTTGCTGGCATGGAGCTGGTGGCCCGTCCCGGCACGGTGCTCTGCCCAGATTCTCCGCCGGCAGAGCTGCGGACGCTGTCCCAGCCTAAGGACAAGCAGACGGATGTAGAGGGGAGCCAGCAGACATCGGCCTTTGCCTTTCTCAACATGTAG
- the TEPSIN gene encoding AP-4 complex accessory subunit tepsin isoform X1 translates to MAAPLRDRLSFLSRLPVLLRGTADDDVPCPGYLFEEIAKISHESPGSSQCLLEYLLNRLQSNSCHVKLKVLKILLHTCTQGSPQFVLQLKRNACFIREATVFTGPPDPLHGNSLNQKVRAAAQDLASVLFSDAPLPQPAALPARPLPPTGMGSSPSPCGSLQGFGFSSEKSGSASTGEALLSTIQRAAEAVAHAVLPSLEGPRPRRRELHEDAYQPVRAPSPARSPARAVKPPAATAAHSTRVSHQPGLAGGGWEEADSGHSSQDSSQGNGELSRTSDSCSKSGSDSHSGASRELTHVAERVDADSLGDCVREVSLVSALTCGARVFLTREEAQHFVKECGLLNCEVVLELLSRALEDPSDSVRMRSMCAISSLMCSDLLSLDQIFAVTRQHLQQLSQGSPGPVANRAMKILRQFEALCRGQPSPKNACLDSDPSALTVGSAPCTGDLLTDIPLLAGESILTPLNAAPVPVAMPARSEEQGVEAETHGQPGAAVPACPCEQEAVSRLAGDVVGTSAPSCSLSLFAGMELVARPGTVLCPDSPPAELRTLSQPKDKQTDVEGSQQTSAFAFLNM, encoded by the exons ctgccgGTGCTGCTGAGGGGCACGGCGGACGACGACGTCCCCTGCCCCGGGTACCTGTTCGAGGAGATTGCCA AGATCTCTCATGAGTCGCCcggcagcagccagtgcctgCTGGAGTATCTCCTCAACCGGCTGCAGAGCAACTCCTGCCACGTCAAGCTGAAG GTGCTGAAGATCCTGCTGCACACATGCACCCAGGGCTCCCCTCAGTTCGTCCTACAGCTGAAGAGGAACGCCTGCTTTATCCGGGAGGCAACAG TGTTCACTGGGCCCCCAGATCCCCTCCACGGCAACAGCTTGAACCAGAAGGTCCGTGCGGCCGCTCAG GACTTGGCCAGCGTTCTCTTTTCAGATGCGCCGCTCCCCCAGCCTGCCGCGTTGCCTGCCCGTCCCCTGCCTCCCACGG GCatgggctccagccccagcccctgtggCTCCTTGCAAGGATTCGGCTTCAGCAGTGAGAAAAGTGGCTCTG CTTCGACAGGGGAAGCCCTGCTTAGCACCATCCAGCGAGCGGCCGAAGCAGTGGCCCATGCCGTGCTCCCCTCCCTGGAGGGGCCCCGGCCTCGCCGCAGAGAGCTCCACGAGGATGCCTACCAGCCCGTGAGAGCCCCCTCACCTGCCAGGAGCCCGGCCAGGGCTGTGAAGCCACCAGCGGCCACCGCAGCACACAGCACCCGAG tGAGCCACcagccagggctggctgggggcGGCTGGGAGGAGGCGGACAGCGGGCACAGCTCCCAGGACTCCTCACAGGGGAACGGCGAGTTGAGCCGCACCTCGGACTCCTGCAGCAAATCGGGCAGCGACAGCCACTCTGGGGCCAGCCGTGAGCTGACCCACGTGGCTGAGAG GGTGGATGCTGACAGCCTGGGCGACTGCGTGCGGGAGGTGAGCCTGGTGTCAGCGCTGACCTGTGGTGCCAGGGTCTTCCTCACCAGGGAGGAAGCACAGCACTTCGTCAAGGA GTGTGGGCTGCTGAACTGCGAGGTGGTGCTGGAGCTGCTCAGCCGGGCGCTGGAGGACCCCAGTGACAGCGTCCGCATG AGGTCCATGTGCGCCATCTCCTCCCTCATGTGCTCTGACCTGCTCTCCCTGGACCAGATCTTTGCCGTAACTCGGCAgcacctgcagcagctcagccaaGGCAGCCCCGGCCCTGTCGCCAACCGAGCAATGAAG ATCCTGCGGCAGTTCGAGGCTCTCTGCAGAGGCCAGCCCTCCCCAAAGAACGCATGCCTGGACTCGGACCCCTCTGCCCTTACTGTGGGCTCAGCCCCGTGCACCGGGGACCTGCTGACGGACATCCCGCTTCTGGCAGGCGAAAGCATCCTTACCCCCCTGAACGCAGCTCCGGTCCCTGTGGCCATGCCGGCCCGCAGCGAGGAGCAGGGGGTAGAAGCGGAGACCCACGGGCAGCCCGGTGCTGCGGTGCCAGCCTGTCCCTGCGAGCAGGAGGCGGTGAGCAGGCTGGCGGGGGACGTGGTGGGCACCTCTGCACCTTCCTGCAGCCTGTCCCTCTTTGCTGGCATGGAGCTGGTGGCCCGTCCCGGCACGGTGCTCTGCCCAGATTCTCCGCCGGCAGAGCTGCGGACGCTGTCCCAGCCTAAGGACAAGCAGACGGATGTAGAGGGGAGCCAGCAGACATCGGCCTTTGCCTTTCTCAACATGTAG